In a single window of the Arthrobacter sp. StoSoilA2 genome:
- a CDS encoding amidohydrolase: MKLDLLLRNADIITMDPARPIASSLGIWQGRIVGLDEDLDGLDAREVLDLGGATVTPGFIDAHCHTTWFGLGLAELDVSGARGLDELYELLRGAVTSDGAEDESWLFATGFSQTQHGGSFPDIAELDRITGERPLFMRHNSGHMAVVNTAALRLAGAESPSFPDPDGGAIVRDAAGRPTGLVQETAQELIQQLILPYSLDDIEDALERATLYYASEGITSFTEAGVGGGWIGHSPAELAAYQRAAANGRLHARAQVMPVLDVLHGLDGHSSDSPGVAPAGLDLGITSGFGNEYLSLGPAKVFLDGSLLGETAAVSHEFCSHGHRDNTGNVGYFQADPAQLRERIEAAYAAGWSIAAHAIGDRAIDLAVDIITDCQAMYGPRRLPNRIEHASMTRPEQLARLADAGIAVTPQASFFRDGGDGMTASLGPDRLPWAYRAASFLEAGVTLAGSSDRPVADGNVLRGMQAFIDRRTESGAVFGNLAERLTPQQALAAYTSGAAAATGTLAGKGTLEPGKLADFVVLSASPLDAPNISELQVLATAVGGRFTYESTDFHAELSPESSFAAHR; the protein is encoded by the coding sequence ATGAAACTTGATCTCCTGCTGCGGAACGCAGACATCATCACGATGGATCCGGCCCGTCCTATAGCCAGTTCGCTGGGCATCTGGCAGGGACGCATCGTGGGCCTCGACGAGGACCTGGACGGGTTGGATGCCCGCGAGGTTTTGGACCTTGGCGGCGCCACCGTCACTCCCGGCTTCATCGATGCCCATTGCCACACGACGTGGTTCGGGCTGGGGCTCGCGGAACTGGACGTGTCCGGTGCCCGTGGTTTGGACGAGCTGTATGAGCTTCTCCGCGGTGCTGTGACCAGCGACGGGGCCGAAGATGAGTCCTGGCTTTTCGCCACCGGCTTCAGCCAGACCCAGCACGGCGGTTCCTTCCCGGACATCGCCGAGCTGGACCGCATCACGGGGGAGCGGCCGCTGTTCATGCGGCACAACTCCGGGCACATGGCCGTGGTCAACACTGCCGCGCTGCGGCTGGCAGGTGCCGAGTCGCCGTCGTTCCCCGATCCCGACGGCGGAGCGATAGTCCGCGACGCCGCGGGACGTCCCACCGGACTCGTCCAGGAGACGGCACAGGAACTGATCCAGCAGCTGATCCTGCCGTATTCGTTGGACGACATCGAGGACGCTCTTGAACGGGCCACCCTGTACTACGCTTCCGAGGGCATCACGAGTTTCACCGAAGCCGGGGTGGGCGGGGGCTGGATCGGGCACAGCCCGGCCGAGCTCGCCGCCTACCAGCGCGCTGCCGCCAACGGCCGGTTGCACGCCCGTGCACAGGTGATGCCGGTGTTGGATGTGCTGCACGGATTGGACGGGCATTCCTCGGACAGCCCTGGAGTTGCACCTGCGGGGCTGGACCTCGGGATCACCAGCGGATTCGGGAACGAGTACCTGTCACTTGGCCCCGCGAAGGTCTTCCTGGATGGATCGCTTTTGGGCGAAACCGCTGCCGTGAGCCATGAGTTCTGCAGCCACGGACACCGGGACAACACCGGCAACGTTGGCTACTTCCAGGCCGATCCCGCCCAGCTGCGCGAACGCATCGAGGCCGCCTACGCCGCGGGCTGGTCCATCGCGGCCCACGCCATCGGTGACCGGGCGATCGACCTCGCCGTGGACATCATCACGGATTGCCAGGCCATGTATGGGCCGCGTCGCCTGCCCAACAGGATCGAGCACGCCTCCATGACGCGTCCTGAGCAGTTGGCCAGGCTCGCGGACGCCGGAATCGCCGTGACGCCGCAGGCAAGTTTCTTCCGCGATGGCGGGGACGGGATGACCGCTTCCCTCGGACCGGACCGCTTGCCGTGGGCGTACCGTGCGGCCAGTTTCCTGGAAGCCGGCGTGACGCTTGCGGGAAGCTCGGACCGGCCGGTCGCCGACGGAAACGTTCTCCGCGGAATGCAGGCGTTCATCGACCGCCGGACCGAATCGGGGGCCGTTTTTGGAAACCTCGCGGAACGCCTCACCCCGCAGCAGGCACTGGCCGCCTACACCAGCGGCGCCGCGGCAGCCACTGGGACGCTTGCCGGAAAAGGGACCCTTGAGCCGGGCAAACTTGCCGACTTCGTTGTCCTATCCGCCTCGCCCTTGGACGCACCCAACATCAGCGAACTGCAGGTCCTGGCCACCGCCGTCGGAGGCCGCTTTACGTACGAATCAACCGACTTCCACGCCGAACTTTCCCCTGAAAGTTCCTTCGCGGCCCACCGTTAA
- a CDS encoding M20 family metallo-hydrolase, which yields MTTTTRFTAQDTAFVQDFRTMSAFGATENGGVDRQAATIPDGEQRRWLAGLLEDRGFTVKFDHAGNQWGLYEAVPGAPFVVVGSHMDSQPTAGRYDGAYGVLAAAHAAFRLAARWEAGAAAPRFNLAVVNWFNEEGSRFKPSMMGSSVYTGKLELEDALNTKDAAGITVRDALDAIGCRGTFEGPEAAFCAEIHIEQGRSMEREGITIGLVSSNWAANKYEFVVHGEQAHTGSTVIADRKDALLGASMLVVAARELADRFPGVLHTSVGQLNVYPNSPVVVPSRVNLLLDLRSADEAVLAEADALLHARITEIERLANVSVEKHHSHSWAVTPYQPEGVELAAKVAADLGLSNKEVMTLAGHDSTNMKDLVPTVMLFVPSVDGISHNEHEYTTDEDIVAGLTMLTEVVSRLCDGALAD from the coding sequence ATGACAACCACCACACGTTTCACCGCCCAGGACACCGCCTTCGTGCAGGACTTCCGGACTATGAGCGCGTTCGGCGCCACGGAGAACGGCGGCGTGGACCGCCAAGCCGCGACCATTCCCGACGGCGAACAGCGGCGCTGGCTGGCAGGACTCCTGGAAGACCGCGGCTTCACAGTCAAGTTCGACCATGCCGGCAACCAGTGGGGCCTCTACGAGGCTGTACCCGGTGCGCCCTTCGTGGTGGTCGGTTCGCACATGGATTCACAGCCGACGGCGGGACGTTACGACGGCGCGTACGGCGTCCTCGCGGCTGCCCACGCCGCGTTCCGCTTGGCTGCGCGCTGGGAAGCCGGCGCCGCAGCGCCCAGGTTCAATCTCGCCGTCGTCAACTGGTTCAACGAGGAAGGCAGCCGCTTCAAGCCCTCCATGATGGGCTCGTCCGTCTACACGGGGAAGCTGGAACTGGAAGACGCGCTCAACACCAAGGACGCTGCCGGGATTACGGTGCGCGACGCCCTGGACGCTATCGGTTGCCGCGGAACCTTTGAAGGGCCGGAGGCTGCTTTCTGCGCCGAGATCCACATCGAGCAGGGCCGCAGCATGGAGCGCGAAGGCATCACAATCGGCCTTGTCAGTTCAAACTGGGCAGCGAACAAGTACGAGTTCGTGGTCCATGGCGAGCAGGCGCATACCGGTTCCACCGTGATTGCGGATCGCAAGGATGCCCTCCTGGGTGCTTCCATGCTGGTGGTCGCCGCGCGCGAACTCGCGGATCGTTTTCCCGGTGTACTCCACACGTCCGTGGGCCAGCTCAACGTCTACCCGAACTCGCCCGTAGTGGTGCCTTCCCGCGTGAACCTGCTCCTGGACCTGCGCAGCGCCGACGAAGCCGTCCTTGCCGAGGCCGACGCCCTTCTGCATGCCCGCATCACGGAAATCGAACGGCTAGCCAACGTCTCGGTGGAGAAGCACCACTCGCACTCCTGGGCCGTGACTCCGTACCAGCCCGAAGGAGTGGAGCTGGCCGCCAAAGTCGCCGCCGACCTGGGGCTGTCCAACAAAGAAGTCATGACCCTGGCCGGACACGACTCCACCAACATGAAGGACCTCGTCCCCACCGTGATGCTGTTCGTGCCCAGCGTGGACGGCATCTCCCACAACGAGCACGAATACACCACGGACGAAGACATCGTGGCCGGGCTCACCATGCTCACCGAGGTTGTCAGCCGGCTCTGTGATGGGGCATTGGCGGACTAA
- a CDS encoding gamma-aminobutyraldehyde dehydrogenase, with amino-acid sequence MIQLQNIINGESVDAAASLPFFDPATGQQIGNAPDSDAAAVDAAFQAAAAAFKSYKRTTPGTRQSLLLQLADLIEANVDRLLEAEVACTGKPSALTKELEILRGADQLRFFAGACRVVSGTAQTEYVEGFSSTIRREPIGVVAQITPWNYPFMMAIWKIGPALAAGNTLVLKPADTTPWSTVILGELAQQVYPAGVVNVVCGGREAGAAMVEHDIPEMVSITGSTRAGAQVMSAAAKTLKDVHLELGGKAPAVVFADVDIQRTAGEIALAAFFNAGQDCTAVTRVLVHQDIHTEFAAALADAASALKVGGSDADLGPLNSAAQLERVEGFMSRLPANARVLSGGKRTGTGFHFEPTVIDGVFQTDEVVCDEIFGPVLTVQPFATEEEAIELANGTKYALASSVWSENHGVVTRVSNELDFGAVWINCHQVIPAEAPHGGFKHSGTGKDLSVYGLEDYTRIKSVTTSHR; translated from the coding sequence GTGATCCAGCTTCAGAACATCATCAACGGCGAGTCTGTTGACGCCGCGGCCAGCCTGCCGTTCTTCGACCCCGCCACGGGCCAGCAGATCGGCAACGCGCCGGACAGCGACGCTGCCGCCGTCGACGCCGCCTTCCAAGCCGCTGCCGCAGCTTTCAAGAGCTACAAGCGCACGACGCCGGGTACGCGGCAGTCGCTGCTGTTGCAGTTGGCCGACCTCATCGAGGCGAATGTTGACCGGCTCCTCGAGGCCGAGGTTGCCTGCACCGGCAAACCTTCCGCCCTTACCAAGGAGCTCGAAATCCTGCGCGGCGCCGACCAGTTGCGCTTCTTCGCCGGAGCGTGCCGGGTGGTTTCCGGAACTGCCCAGACGGAGTACGTGGAAGGTTTCTCTTCGACGATCCGCCGCGAGCCCATTGGCGTGGTCGCGCAGATCACGCCGTGGAATTACCCGTTCATGATGGCCATCTGGAAGATTGGTCCGGCTCTTGCCGCGGGCAACACCCTGGTCCTTAAGCCTGCAGACACGACTCCTTGGTCCACTGTGATTCTGGGCGAACTGGCGCAGCAGGTCTACCCGGCCGGCGTTGTGAACGTCGTCTGTGGCGGGCGTGAAGCCGGCGCTGCGATGGTGGAGCACGACATCCCGGAGATGGTCTCCATCACCGGTTCCACCCGTGCCGGTGCGCAGGTCATGTCCGCTGCGGCCAAGACGCTCAAGGACGTCCATCTGGAGCTTGGCGGCAAGGCACCCGCAGTGGTGTTTGCCGACGTCGATATCCAGCGCACCGCCGGCGAGATCGCCTTGGCTGCTTTCTTCAATGCCGGGCAGGACTGCACCGCCGTGACTCGGGTGCTGGTCCACCAGGACATCCACACGGAGTTCGCGGCAGCACTGGCCGACGCTGCTTCGGCGCTGAAGGTGGGCGGTTCCGATGCGGATCTCGGCCCGCTCAACAGTGCCGCACAGCTGGAGCGTGTGGAGGGCTTCATGTCCCGCCTCCCGGCCAACGCCAGGGTCCTTTCCGGCGGCAAGCGCACCGGAACCGGCTTCCATTTTGAACCCACGGTCATCGACGGTGTGTTCCAGACTGACGAAGTGGTGTGCGACGAGATCTTCGGCCCCGTGTTGACGGTCCAGCCGTTCGCCACGGAGGAAGAAGCAATCGAACTCGCCAACGGCACCAAGTACGCCCTCGCGTCCAGCGTCTGGTCCGAGAACCATGGCGTGGTGACCCGTGTTTCCAACGAGCTTGATTTCGGTGCTGTGTGGATCAACTGCCATCAGGTGATTCCGGCCGAGGCCCCGCACGGTGGCTTCAAGCACTCGGGCACCGGCAAGGATCTGTCCGTGTACGGCCTTGAGGACTACACGCGCATCAAGTCCGTCACCACGTCCCACCGCTAG
- a CDS encoding prealbumin-like fold domain-containing protein, producing the protein MRNKKLTSIGAAAACLALVLSATAAQANLTGSPFDAADGNLVLNDETQDWATAPISCVAPISGCGIDLATGQNDNSFGQGTKEDTEVPAVVTGSIPNNKSDLLRFYAYLKTESNGKDYAYLAWERVQEPTGTTNMDFEFNKSTAVSANGVTPVRTAGDVLIKYDLSQGGTSPTLGFHRWVATGSKSLCDSANSTPCWGPVQPLTGNFEGSINDPANNPPSGTVVDPIAPNAPRNLSARTFGEAAINLTDAGIIPAGSCETFSGAYLKSRSSDSFTAALKDFIAPVPLNFSKCGSIKIHKVTVGGDGTFGYTTTGGLTPSTFSLSNGGTRDYGTSVAAGNYSVTESTLPSGWTLTDLQCTSSGTGTSTSRSGATVNIVLGFQGSVDCTYTNTAKGTINVHKRDDGTGSGASLAGAVFTLFNNAAPLETRGAEDTTTGVTCTTDASGNCSFTDVLAGEYWVVETTTPAGYDTAADQRATVGAGGTVSLTFTDPRDFRIIVLVCKSADNSLYPSTVTVDGVDLTSLGTAPAGFTAAQVCALGGAAYDDKKVGDHPANVNIPQ; encoded by the coding sequence ATGAGAAACAAGAAACTCACCTCGATCGGCGCAGCCGCAGCCTGTCTGGCTTTGGTCCTCTCAGCAACTGCCGCCCAAGCCAACCTCACCGGAAGCCCCTTTGACGCGGCCGACGGAAACCTGGTCCTGAATGACGAAACGCAAGATTGGGCCACTGCCCCCATCAGTTGCGTTGCTCCTATCTCAGGTTGCGGAATCGACCTGGCGACGGGCCAGAACGATAATTCGTTCGGCCAGGGCACCAAGGAGGACACAGAAGTCCCGGCTGTGGTCACCGGCTCCATCCCGAATAACAAGAGCGATCTGCTCCGCTTCTACGCCTATTTGAAGACCGAATCCAACGGCAAGGACTACGCCTACTTGGCATGGGAACGGGTCCAGGAGCCTACGGGCACCACCAACATGGACTTCGAGTTCAACAAGAGCACCGCTGTTTCGGCCAATGGTGTGACTCCGGTCCGGACCGCTGGTGACGTCCTGATCAAGTACGACCTCTCGCAGGGCGGCACAAGCCCGACTCTGGGCTTCCACCGGTGGGTCGCCACCGGATCCAAGTCCCTCTGCGACTCCGCAAACAGCACTCCGTGCTGGGGTCCCGTACAGCCCTTGACCGGCAACTTCGAGGGATCCATCAACGATCCTGCCAACAACCCACCGTCCGGTACGGTAGTTGACCCGATCGCCCCGAATGCACCCCGCAACCTCTCTGCCCGCACCTTCGGCGAGGCCGCCATCAACCTGACCGATGCCGGCATCATCCCGGCCGGTTCATGCGAAACCTTCAGCGGAGCCTACCTGAAGAGCCGGTCCTCCGACTCCTTCACTGCGGCTTTGAAGGACTTCATTGCACCTGTGCCGCTGAACTTCAGCAAGTGCGGTTCCATCAAGATCCATAAGGTCACCGTAGGCGGCGACGGAACGTTCGGCTACACCACCACTGGTGGGCTGACGCCGTCGACCTTCAGCCTGAGCAACGGCGGAACCCGTGACTACGGCACCTCGGTGGCGGCGGGAAACTATAGCGTCACTGAAAGCACCTTGCCCTCGGGCTGGACGCTGACGGACCTGCAATGCACCTCATCCGGAACAGGCACGTCCACAAGCCGCAGCGGAGCAACTGTGAACATCGTCCTGGGCTTCCAGGGCAGTGTTGACTGCACCTACACCAACACGGCAAAGGGAACCATCAACGTCCACAAGAGGGACGACGGAACAGGCAGCGGAGCATCGCTGGCCGGTGCCGTCTTCACACTGTTCAACAACGCTGCCCCGCTTGAAACGCGTGGAGCGGAAGACACCACTACAGGAGTCACCTGCACCACGGATGCCAGCGGAAACTGCTCCTTCACGGACGTGTTGGCTGGTGAGTACTGGGTTGTTGAAACCACCACGCCTGCGGGCTATGACACAGCGGCGGACCAACGGGCAACAGTTGGAGCTGGCGGTACCGTCAGTCTGACCTTTACCGATCCCCGTGACTTCAGGATTATCGTGCTTGTCTGCAAGTCCGCGGACAACTCGCTGTATCCGAGCACAGTAACGGTCGACGGCGTCGACCTCACCTCGCTGGGTACAGCCCCGGCAGGCTTCACCGCCGCACAGGTTTGCGCCCTCGGTGGCGCTGCCTACGACGACAAGAAGGTCGGCGACCACCCGGCCAACGTGAACATCCCTCAGTAA